Genomic DNA from Hymenobacter jejuensis:
CTCACACCCCAGCGTTAGCGAGTCGCTCCTGCGCAAGCCTGATTCGCTGATGCTCGAAAAAGCCATCGCGCGTTTTCACCTCGATCCGGAGCAATGCTGGATGATCGGTGACCGGGCCCGCGACATGGAAGCCGGAGCCCGCGTAGGCGTACGAGGGATCTTGGTAGGCGATGCCGAACCTGTGGCGTATTCGCCGCGGGTTGCCGACCTACCGGAAGCCGTAGAATGGATTTTGCAGCATTGATTTCCAACCTAAAACTTCTTTAACAGCAACGCCCGCTTTCTGTAAGTAGAAAGTGGGCGTTGCTGTGTTTTTAATGGGTAATACTTACTGCCGCACTACTGGAGCTTGCCCCGCGCTGGCTGTAATGGTGGAAGAAACCTGATTCGCAGGCTTAGCAGATGAATAGGCCGGACACTTGGTGCGGCACGAGCTCATCCCTACTAATCCAACGAGCGCCAAGAGCAAAAACTTTTTCATGCTATAATGCAAAAAGAGTTAAAATGTGCGTGTGTTAAGAGCCTCAAAACTAAACATTTAAATTTATAACGATTGTTCCGTCTTTAAATTGTGCAGCCCGGATTATTTTGTAAGTAGCTGATTTTGAGCCATAAAAAAAGCTCCCCGCACCTTAGCGCAGAGAGCTCTTGGAAAAAGCCAAATTTGACTACTTATTGGCGCGAAGCAGCGGTAGAAGTAGTGCTTGCTGTGATGGGTGAAGAAACGTGATTGGCAGCTTTGATGCCGGTGTAAGCGGGGCAATTTGCTTTTTTATTGCAGGAGCCCAAGCCGAAAACAGCCGCGCACGAAGCCAGCAAGAGTAAATTTTTCATCATGCAGAATGCAGAGGGTTAGTGTATTGATACAGGAAATCAAAAGTACAATTTGTGCCCAGGACTAGCTTACTCCTGGGCACAATTGACTAAAAAGATTACTCGGTGTAGCCTAGAATGCGCATCATCGACTCGGGGTCTTGCTCGGAAGCAAACTCCCAGTCGCGCAGAGTGCCGTCTTCGTCGCGGTCGAGGATGACGTGCCGCGGGGCCGGAATGAGGCAATGCTTCAGGCCGCCGTAGCCGGAAAGGCTCTCCTGATAGGCGCCGGTATGGAAAAAGCCCACGTACAAAGGTTGCTTGTCGGCGGGTTTGCGCTCGGGCAGGAACACTTGGTAGATGTGCTTCTCGGCGTTGTAATAGTCCTGCGAGTCGCAGGTGAGGCCGCCCAGCTGAATTTTCTTGTACTGCTTTTCCCAGCCGTTGAGGGCCAGCATGATGAAGCGTTGATTCAGGGCCCAGGTATCGGGCAGGTTGGTGATGAACGAGCCATCAATCATGTACCACAACTCCTTATCGTTCTGAAGCTTCTCGTCCAGAATAGAGTAGATAGTAGCTCCGCTTTCGCCGACCGTGAAAATGCCAAACTCCGTGAAGATGTGTGGCTCCGGCACGCCTTCCTCGCCGCAAATGCGCTTGATGGTGCGCAGAATTTCCTCGATCATGTACTGGTAGTCGTACTCCGGCTGAATCGAGGTTTGAATGGGCAGGCCGCCGCCGATGTCGATGGTCGTTAGGGTAGGGCACACTTTCCGCAGCTCGCAGTACTTGTGCACAAAGCGGCTCAGCTCCGACCAATAATAGCTGGTGTCTTTGATGCCCGTGTTGATGAAGTAGTGCAGCATGGTCAGCTCAAAGCGCGGATCGTCTTTGATTTTCTGCTCATACAGCGGCAGCGCATCGGCGTAACGAATGCCCAAGCGCGAGGTATAGAACTGAAAACGAGGCTCTTCGTCGGAGGCCAGCCGCATGCCCACGTTACACTTCTCGGTTACGTGGTCGTGGTAGTACTCGATCTCGCTGAGGTTGTCGAGGATGGGCATGCAGTTTACAAACCCTTCGTTGATCAGCTCGGTCAGGTAGCGCTTGTAGCGCTCGCGCTTGAAGCCGTTGGCCACGATGTAGCTCTGCTTGTTGAGCTTGCCTTTTTTGTACAACGCCCGCACAATGTGCATGTCGTACCCCGAAGAAGTCTCAATGTGAATGTCGTTTTTCAGCGCCTCTTCCAGAATGAAAGAAAAGTGCGACGACTTGGTGCAGTAGCAATACGTGTACGTGCCCTGATAATCCGTTTTGGCGATGCCGTCGTTAAACCATTTCTTGGCCCGCTGAATCTGGGAGCTGATTTTGGGCAGGTACGTCAGGCGGAGGGGGGTGCCGTATTTGCGCACCAAGTCCATCATCGGAATGTCGTGGAAGCGCAACTCGTTTTGCTCTACGTGAAAGTCGGGCGTGGGAAAATCGAAGGTTTGGGAAATCAGGTCGTGGTAAGTATCCATTCGGGTCAGGAGGGGTTAGAAAGGGAAGCCGGTGGCGACGAAAGGCAAATGCCTCTAAATGAGAAGGTTATAACTGTTGGCCTTTGTGCAGGCTTTTCCGCACCTTTGTAGGCCCGCAAAGATAGGCGGTATCGGGTACTCAGACATGCGTACCCGGGACGAGAGCGGTGAGACGTGGTCCTGCTCTTTCTGGTATTCGGCCGGGGTCCTTCGACCTCCATCGGTGCGGGGCATTGTTCTTTTATGAAACGTATTAAGCTCATTGAAGTCCGCTCCGAGCTGGGAGCCGGGACTCGTGGGGCTAGTCTGGGAGTGGATGCGCTCAAGATTGCCTGCCTTAACAAAGGGTCCGATTATTTTCGACGGTTCAATTCGGTGGCCGTGCCCGATCTGAACCATGTCTTGTTCGACAAAAACCATTTCCCCTACGCAAAACACATCGATTCGGTGTATACGGTAGAAAAGGGAATTGCCAATACGGTAGAGCAAACGTTGCGTTTCGGCGAGTTTCCGCTGGTGCTGGCCGGCGACCACAGCAACGCTGCCGGCACCATTGCCGGCATCAAAGCCGCTTACCCGTACAAAACCCTCGGGGTTATCTGGATCGACGCCCACGCCGACATTCATTCGCCCTATACCACACCATCGGGCAACATCCACGGCATGCCGCTGGCCATGGCCCTGAACTTCGATAACCTTGAGCTTCAGCGCAATGAAGTAGAGCCCGAAACCGAGTTCTTCTGGCGCCGCCTGAAAAACCTGGGCGAAGAAGGCCCGAAACTAAAGCCCGAACACCTCGTGTACGTGGTGGTGCGCGACACCGAAAACGAAGAAGACGAGATCATCCGTCGCAGCGGCATCAAGAATTTTTCGCTGAAGGAGTTCAAAGCCAAAGGCCCGAAGCAGATCGCCCGTGAAATCTACGAGCGCCTGCGTTTCTGCGACTTAGTCTACATTTCCTTCGACGTCGATTCGCTGGACTCGCGCTTTTCCAAAGGCACCGGCACGCCCGTGGAAGAAGGCCTCGACGTGCAGGAAGCTATTTCCCTGTGCCACGCCCTGCTCGACAACGAGCGCGTTGTGTGCTTTGAAATGGTTGAGATCAACCCCACGCTCGACTCCGAAAATACCATGGCTTCCAACGCTTTCGATATTCTCGAAGCAGCCACGGATACCATTACGGAGCGTCTGCGAATTGAAGATGCCACGTCCCGGCAAGAATCGGGTAGGGGTGGTGCATTTTAGGGCAAAATCATAACGAGTTGATTATCAATGTATTGCGATTTTATTTATTTCTTGTCATCCAGAGCGCAGCGAAGGATCTCGCGTGCTGATTCTTGGTTAGCAGTCCCCTTAGCTGGCGTGAGTTACGCTGCGTAGCTCACGCCAGCTAAGGGGACAGGCCCTTAACGCACAGCTTGTAATTAGCCAATGAAAAATTTAAAAGCGTTTACGGAAGCCTATGGCAATTTGGACGACGCTGTGGTCCTTGATGTATGCCTATCGTACCCGGCAGACTTTCGGCCTGAAATCAAAGTCGCTATCAATTGTATGTCCTTAGTAAAGGACTACAGTTGGGTGCATCTAGAACTTACTTTTTACGGGGTGAAAGAGTTCCGCATAACAGCAGCGCGGAACATGTCCATTGATGTAGTTGAATCGTTCGCGGTCGTGGAGTGGGATGGCGAAATGTGGTTCAATTTTAGTCCACGTGTGGTGCCGCCGGAAACGAAGACTGAACACCGAGACTCCGATTTTTACATCGTGTGCAAAGACTTGAACTTCCAAGAAAGTGATTTCAAGCCAAGCTTATAACTGGTTATGCTAGGTTTATAAACTGGCTGAGCCAGTGTTTTGGTACTTGGCTCCAACATTTCCTTCCCGTTCCGCACGGCCTTTCTACCTTTGCAGCAGTAGAAACCGGAAGCAGCTTTCGTTTCGGCCGGTCGCCTGCGTTTGAGCAAGTGACGAGAACCGACGAGCGGCGCAGGCCATTAGCTGCTGCTACCTAGCATTTTTCTCTGTGCAACAACTCGAAAACGACATCAAAGCCGCGCTGAGCACGGCTATTCAGCAAGTATTTGGCGCCGAAGTGCCAGCGCAACAGCTTACGATTCAACCGACGCGCAAAGAGTTTGCGGGCACATTTACGCTCGTTACGTTTGCGCTGACCAAAGTCTTGGGCAAAGGCCCGGAGCAAATTGGGCAGGCGCTGGGCGGGTGGCTGACGCAAAACGACGCGCGCGTGTCGGGCTTCAACGTGGTGAAAGGCTTCCTGAACCTCGAAATTGCCGATGCGCAGTGGCTGCAACTCTTTACCGCCTTACGCCAACAGCCCGACAATACGCCCGTGCAAACCGGTGGCCCACAGCAGGTTGTAGTCGAGTATTCTTCGCCTAATACCAACAAGCCCCTGCACCTAGGGCACTTGCGCAACAACTTCCTGGGCTATTCGGTGGCTGAGATTCTGAAAGCTACCGGCGCTACCGTCACAAAGGCCAACCTCGTCAACGACCGCGGCATTCACATCTGCAAGTCGATGCTGGCCTATCAGCGCTACGGCCACGGCGAAACGCCCCAGGAATCCGGCATCAAAGGCGATCACCTGATCGGCAAGTATTACGTCCTGTTTGAGAAGCACTACCGCGAGCAGGTGCGGCAGCTCCAAGCCGAAGGCGTTGCCGAAGATATTGCCAAGCGCCAGGCGCCGCTCATGACCGAAGCACAGGAAATGCTGCAGGCGTGGGAGCAGGGCGACGAAGAAGTGCTGCAACTGTGGCGCCAGATGAACGGCTGGGTCTACGAAGGATTTGACGAAACGTACCAGACCATCGGCGTCGATTTTGACAAGTATTACTACGAGTCGGAAACGTATCTCCTTGGTAAAGAACGTGTTGAAGAAGGCTTGCAAAAAGGTGTTTTCTTCAAGAAAGAAGACGGCTCGGTGTGGGTTGACCTGAAAGAAGAAGGCCTCGACGAAAAGCTCCTGCTCCGTGCCGACGGCACGTCTGTTTACATCACCCAGGACTTGGGCACGGCCGAGCTGAAGTATCAGGATTTCGGCTACGACCTGTCCGTCTACGTCATCGCCGACGAGCAGAACTACCACATGCAGGTGCTGAAAGCGGTGCTCAAAAAGCTGGGCAAGCCCTACGCCGCCGCCATTTACCACCTCAGCTACGGCATGGTCGATCTGCCCTCGGGCAAGATGAAATCGCGCGAAGGCACCGTAGTAGACGCCGACGAACTGGTGCGCGAAGTAGTAGCGGCTGCCAAAGAAGCGACGCTGGCCAAAGGCAAAACCGAAGGCCTCACCGAGCAGGAAGCCGAGCAGCTTTACCATACGTTGGGCTTAGGTGCGCTCAAATACTATTTGCTGAAAGTGGATCCGAAGAAGCGCATGCTCTTCAATCCCGAAGAATCGGTGAGCCTAGAGGGGCATACAGGACCTTTCATCCAATATTCGCACGCCCGTATTTCCGCCATTCGCCGCAAGGCGGCCGAACTGGGAATCAGCGAAACGGCTGATGTACAAAGTATTGCTAGTCTGCACATTACGGAAAGCGAAATGGTGCAGGAATTGGCTCGTTATGGTACGGCCGTAGCGGAAGCTGCCCGCACCTTTTCGCCGGCCATTATCTCGCAGTATGTGTACGATGTCGCCAAAGCCTACAACCGTTTCTACACAGAAGTCTCCATTTTCACCGAGCCCGATGAGGTAAAGCGTGCCTTCCGGGTTGCGCTATCCGCCCAAACCGGACGGACCATCAAAGCGGCCATGCGGTTGCTGGGTATTGAAGTACCGGACCGCATGTAGTTGATTAGAAAAAGGCAGCCGCGAATAAAAATCGAAAGGCAAAACGAATAGGAATAGATAGCTTATGAAAAGCGTAGCCGTGTATTGCGGTTCCAGTGCCGGAACCAACGAGATTTATCGCCAACAGGCTGACGCTTTGGGACAAGCATTGGTAGCGCGCAACATTACGCTGGTATACGGCGGCGGGCGCGTGGGCCTCATGGGCGCCATTGCCGACAGCGTGATGCAGCACGGCGGTCAGGCCATCGGCGTTATTCCTGATTTTCTGGCAAATAAAGAACTGGCGCACTTGGGCCTGACGGAGCTGTTCGTGGTCAAGTCGATGCACGAGCGCAAGCTGAAAATGTCGGAGCTGGCCGAGGGCTTCATTGCTATGCCCGGCGGTTACGGCACCATGGAAGAGCTGTTTGAGATGCTGACTTGGGGCCAGCTTGGCATGCACCAAAAACCGATTGGCGTACTCAATGTCAACGGCTTTTACGACCATTTGCTGCTGGCCTTGGATACCATGGCTACGGAAGGCCTGCTGCGCCGCGAGAACCGCGACCAACTATTGCAAAGTCCTGTAGCTAATGCCTTGTTAGATAAGATGTTAGCGTATCAGCCGGTAGCAGTAGAAAAGTGGCTTTCGCCGCCCACTACCTAACCGACATTTCTAAGTCAGCAACAGGGCGAAACTGCTACCTTCGGGCCTGCAAACAATGCACTCCATTTGGTGGTTTGCGGAGTGAAAGCTGTTTTCGCGCCTACCTTAGTTTCACCTAACTCCCTGTATGAAAGCTTCGTTTACGATTGTGGCGGCAACACTGGCTTTGGCCGGATTGTCGTCTTACACGTTCTCTCAACCCGTTTCTTCCATGATTGACTCAACCACCGAAGCGCCTGCTGCACAGGGCACCGTTTACGATTACACCGTCAAAACCATCGACGGCAAAGAAGTGAAACTGAGCCAATACAAAGGCAAAAAGCTCCTCATCGTCAATACGGCGTCGGAGTGTGGCTTTACGCCGCAGTACAAGGAACTGGAAGAACTGTATAAGAAGCACGGCGACAAAGTGGTCGTACTGGGTTTTCCGGCCAACAATTTTGGCGGCCAAGAACCCGGCACCAATTCGCAGATTGCCACCTTCTGCGAGAAAAACTACGGCGTCAGCTTTCCTCTGTTCAGCAAAATTTCGGTGAAAGGCGACGACACCGATCCGCTGTATAAGTTCCTGTCGGACAAGGGGAAGAACGGAGTCGTGAGCGATGCGCCCACCTGGAACTTCTGCAAATACCTCATCGATGAGCAAGGCCACGTCGTGAAGTTTTATCCGTCGAAGGTGAAGCCCATGAGCGACGAACTGCTCGCCGACATTCTGAAATAATCTGAGACGCTGCGTTGTTGGCAAGCCTAACAACGCGCCGGCTGTATAACCGACTTCTGCAAATGGCTTCTGCTGTTTCTCCCGCAAACCCAAGTCGCGCAAAGGCTTGGGTTTCGGCTTTCCGGCCCCGTACACTGCCGCTGGCCTTGGCTAGCATCCTGATGGGGGCCTTTTTAGCCGCTGCCAACCACAGTTTCAACGGCTTGGTGGTCGGACTGGCGGCCCTCACCACCGTTCTGCTCCAGATTCTGTCCAATCTTGCCAACGACTACGGCGACTCACAGAACGGCGCCGACAGTGTGCACCGCGAAGGGCCGCAGCGGGCCGTGCAAAGCGGCGCCATCACGCCTGTCCAAATGAAGCAGGGCATGGGTGTATTCGGCCTACTTTCTCTCATTTCTGGCTTGTGTCTTCTGTGGGCCGCGCTTGGCACGTCCGGTACTTGGATTTTCCTGACGTTTTTTGTGCTCGGATTATCGGCAATTTGGGCAGCGGTCAATTACACAGCGGGCTCAAAGCCATACGGTTACGCAGGCCTTGGTGACTTGTCGGTGTTTATCTTCTTCGGAATGGTGGGCGTGTGCGGTACGTATTACCTGCAAACCCGTGCCTTGCCGCTGACGGTATTGTTGCCCGCGGCCGGCCTAGGCTGTTTTGCAACTGCCGTGCTGAACGTCAACAACATCCGCGACATCCGCTCCGATGAGCTAGCCGGTAAAATCACGATTCCGGTGCGCTTGGGCCCGCAGCCCGCGCGTGGCTACCATTGGTTGCTGCTGCTGCTAGGCTTTGGTTGTGCAAGTATTTATGTAGCAGCCACTTACCATTCGCCGTGGCAATGGCTGTTTGTGCTGGCTGCGCCGCTTCTGGTTTTCAACG
This window encodes:
- a CDS encoding glutathione peroxidase, coding for MKASFTIVAATLALAGLSSYTFSQPVSSMIDSTTEAPAAQGTVYDYTVKTIDGKEVKLSQYKGKKLLIVNTASECGFTPQYKELEELYKKHGDKVVVLGFPANNFGGQEPGTNSQIATFCEKNYGVSFPLFSKISVKGDDTDPLYKFLSDKGKNGVVSDAPTWNFCKYLIDEQGHVVKFYPSKVKPMSDELLADILK
- the argS gene encoding arginine--tRNA ligase, producing MQQLENDIKAALSTAIQQVFGAEVPAQQLTIQPTRKEFAGTFTLVTFALTKVLGKGPEQIGQALGGWLTQNDARVSGFNVVKGFLNLEIADAQWLQLFTALRQQPDNTPVQTGGPQQVVVEYSSPNTNKPLHLGHLRNNFLGYSVAEILKATGATVTKANLVNDRGIHICKSMLAYQRYGHGETPQESGIKGDHLIGKYYVLFEKHYREQVRQLQAEGVAEDIAKRQAPLMTEAQEMLQAWEQGDEEVLQLWRQMNGWVYEGFDETYQTIGVDFDKYYYESETYLLGKERVEEGLQKGVFFKKEDGSVWVDLKEEGLDEKLLLRADGTSVYITQDLGTAELKYQDFGYDLSVYVIADEQNYHMQVLKAVLKKLGKPYAAAIYHLSYGMVDLPSGKMKSREGTVVDADELVREVVAAAKEATLAKGKTEGLTEQEAEQLYHTLGLGALKYYLLKVDPKKRMLFNPEESVSLEGHTGPFIQYSHARISAIRRKAAELGISETADVQSIASLHITESEMVQELARYGTAVAEAARTFSPAIISQYVYDVAKAYNRFYTEVSIFTEPDEVKRAFRVALSAQTGRTIKAAMRLLGIEVPDRM
- the rocF gene encoding arginase, with protein sequence MKRIKLIEVRSELGAGTRGASLGVDALKIACLNKGSDYFRRFNSVAVPDLNHVLFDKNHFPYAKHIDSVYTVEKGIANTVEQTLRFGEFPLVLAGDHSNAAGTIAGIKAAYPYKTLGVIWIDAHADIHSPYTTPSGNIHGMPLAMALNFDNLELQRNEVEPETEFFWRRLKNLGEEGPKLKPEHLVYVVVRDTENEEDEIIRRSGIKNFSLKEFKAKGPKQIAREIYERLRFCDLVYISFDVDSLDSRFSKGTGTPVEEGLDVQEAISLCHALLDNERVVCFEMVEINPTLDSENTMASNAFDILEAATDTITERLRIEDATSRQESGRGGAF
- a CDS encoding LOG family protein — protein: MKSVAVYCGSSAGTNEIYRQQADALGQALVARNITLVYGGGRVGLMGAIADSVMQHGGQAIGVIPDFLANKELAHLGLTELFVVKSMHERKLKMSELAEGFIAMPGGYGTMEELFEMLTWGQLGMHQKPIGVLNVNGFYDHLLLALDTMATEGLLRRENRDQLLQSPVANALLDKMLAYQPVAVEKWLSPPTT
- a CDS encoding type III PLP-dependent enzyme domain-containing protein, which encodes MDTYHDLISQTFDFPTPDFHVEQNELRFHDIPMMDLVRKYGTPLRLTYLPKISSQIQRAKKWFNDGIAKTDYQGTYTYCYCTKSSHFSFILEEALKNDIHIETSSGYDMHIVRALYKKGKLNKQSYIVANGFKRERYKRYLTELINEGFVNCMPILDNLSEIEYYHDHVTEKCNVGMRLASDEEPRFQFYTSRLGIRYADALPLYEQKIKDDPRFELTMLHYFINTGIKDTSYYWSELSRFVHKYCELRKVCPTLTTIDIGGGLPIQTSIQPEYDYQYMIEEILRTIKRICGEEGVPEPHIFTEFGIFTVGESGATIYSILDEKLQNDKELWYMIDGSFITNLPDTWALNQRFIMLALNGWEKQYKKIQLGGLTCDSQDYYNAEKHIYQVFLPERKPADKQPLYVGFFHTGAYQESLSGYGGLKHCLIPAPRHVILDRDEDGTLRDWEFASEQDPESMMRILGYTE
- a CDS encoding 1,4-dihydroxy-2-naphthoate polyprenyltransferase, translated to MASAVSPANPSRAKAWVSAFRPRTLPLALASILMGAFLAAANHSFNGLVVGLAALTTVLLQILSNLANDYGDSQNGADSVHREGPQRAVQSGAITPVQMKQGMGVFGLLSLISGLCLLWAALGTSGTWIFLTFFVLGLSAIWAAVNYTAGSKPYGYAGLGDLSVFIFFGMVGVCGTYYLQTRALPLTVLLPAAGLGCFATAVLNVNNIRDIRSDELAGKITIPVRLGPQPARGYHWLLLLLGFGCASIYVAATYHSPWQWLFVLAAPLLVFNGLQVWRRQDSMQLDPLLKQMALSTLVFVLLFGLGQIL